A single genomic interval of Homo sapiens chromosome 15, GRCh38.p14 Primary Assembly harbors:
- the FBXL22 gene encoding F-box and leucine-rich protein 22 isoform 1 (isoform 1 is encoded by transcript variant 1) → MWPLLTMHITQLNRECLLHLFSFLDKDSRKSLARTCSQLHDVFEDPALWSLLHFRSLTELQKDNFLLGPALRSLSICWHSSRVQVCSIEDWLKSAFQRSICSRHESLVNDFLLRVCDRLSAVRSPRRREAPAPSSGTPIAVGPKSPRWGGPDHSEFADLRSGVTGARAAARRGLGSLRAERPSETPPAPGVSWGPPPPGAPVVISVKQEEGKQGRTGRRSHRAAPPCGFARTRVCPPTFPGADAFPQ, encoded by the exons ATGTGGCCACTGCTCACCATGCACATAACCCAGCTCAACCGGGAGTGCCTGCTGCACCTCTTCTCCTTCCTAGACAAGGACAGCAGGAAGAGCCTTGCCAGGACCTGCTCCCAGCTCCACGACGTGTTTGAGGACCCCGCACTCTGGTCCCTGCTGCACTTCCGTTCCCTCACTGAACTCCAGAAGGACAACTTCCTCCTGGGCCCGGCACTCCGCAGCCTCTCCATCTGCTGGCACTCCAGCCGCGTGCAGGTGTGCAGCATTGAGGACTGGCTCAAGAGTGCCTTCCAGAGAAGCATCTGCAGCCGGCACGAGAGCCTGGTCAATGATTTCCTCCTCCGGGTGTGCGACAG GCTTTCTGCTGTGCGCTCCCCACGGAGGCGGGAGGCGCCTGCACCGTCCTCGGGGACTCCGATCGCCGTTGGACCGAAATCACCTCGGTGGGGAGGACCTGACCACTCGGAGTTCGCCGACTTGCGCTCGGGGGTGACGGGGGCCAGGGCTGCCGCGCGCAGGGGTCTGGGGAGCCTCCGGGCGGAGCGACCCAGCGAGACCCCGCCGGCTCCCGGAGTGTCCTGGGGACCGCCACCTCCAGGAGCCCCGGTGGTGATCTCGGTGAAGCAGGAGGAGGGGAAGCAGGGGCGCACGGGCAGAAGGAGCCACCGAGCCGCTCCTCCTTGCGGTTTTGCCCGCACGCGCGTCTGCCCGCCCACCTTTCCTGGGGCGGATGCGTTCCCGCAGTGA
- the FBXL22 gene encoding F-box and leucine-rich protein 22 isoform 3 (isoform 3 is encoded by transcript variant 3) — MWPLLTMHITQLNRECLLHLFSFLDKDSRKSLARTCSQLHDVFEDPALWSLLHFRSLTELQKDNFLLGPALRSLSICWHSSRVQVCSIEDWLKSAFQRSICSRHESLVNDFLLRVCDRVRGLNDTVAPGT; from the exons ATGTGGCCACTGCTCACCATGCACATAACCCAGCTCAACCGGGAGTGCCTGCTGCACCTCTTCTCCTTCCTAGACAAGGACAGCAGGAAGAGCCTTGCCAGGACCTGCTCCCAGCTCCACGACGTGTTTGAGGACCCCGCACTCTGGTCCCTGCTGCACTTCCGTTCCCTCACTGAACTCCAGAAGGACAACTTCCTCCTGGGCCCGGCACTCCGCAGCCTCTCCATCTGCTGGCACTCCAGCCGCGTGCAGGTGTGCAGCATTGAGGACTGGCTCAAGAGTGCCTTCCAGAGAAGCATCTGCAGCCGGCACGAGAGCCTGGTCAATGATTTCCTCCTCCGGGTGTGCGACAG GGTAAGAGGATTAAATGACACAgtggcacctggcacatag
- the FBXL22 gene encoding F-box and leucine-rich protein 22 isoform X1 has translation MWPLLTMHITQLNRECLLHLFSFLDKDSRKSLARTCSQLHDVFEDPALWSLLHFRSLTELQKDNFLLGPALRSLSICWHSSRVQVCSIEDWLKSAFQRSICSRHESLVNDFLLRVCDRFFIGRARWHYCGPLPPCLVESPST, from the exons ATGTGGCCACTGCTCACCATGCACATAACCCAGCTCAACCGGGAGTGCCTGCTGCACCTCTTCTCCTTCCTAGACAAGGACAGCAGGAAGAGCCTTGCCAGGACCTGCTCCCAGCTCCACGACGTGTTTGAGGACCCCGCACTCTGGTCCCTGCTGCACTTCCGTTCCCTCACTGAACTCCAGAAGGACAACTTCCTCCTGGGCCCGGCACTCCGCAGCCTCTCCATCTGCTGGCACTCCAGCCGCGTGCAGGTGTGCAGCATTGAGGACTGGCTCAAGAGTGCCTTCCAGAGAAGCATCTGCAGCCGGCACGAGAGCCTGGTCAATGATTTCCTCCTCCGGGTGTGCGACAG GTTCTTCATAGGAAGGGCCAGATGGCATTACTGTGGTCCTCTTCCTCCTTGTCTGGTAGAGTCGCCCTCCACATGA
- the FBXL22 gene encoding F-box and leucine-rich protein 22 isoform 2 (isoform 2 is encoded by transcript variant 2) gives MWPLLTMHITQLNRECLLHLFSFLDKDSRKSLARTCSQLHDVFEDPALWSLLHFRSLTELQKDNFLLGPALRSLSICWHSSRVQVCSIEDWLKSAFQRSICSRHESLVNDFLLRVCDRCPNLASVTLSGCGHVTDDCLARLLRCCPRLRALRLENCARVTNRTLAAVAADGRALQTLHVDFCRNVSAAGLRRLRAACPRLALRAEHSAAMLPDQPPRPRAPAAALGKLLQR, from the exons ATGTGGCCACTGCTCACCATGCACATAACCCAGCTCAACCGGGAGTGCCTGCTGCACCTCTTCTCCTTCCTAGACAAGGACAGCAGGAAGAGCCTTGCCAGGACCTGCTCCCAGCTCCACGACGTGTTTGAGGACCCCGCACTCTGGTCCCTGCTGCACTTCCGTTCCCTCACTGAACTCCAGAAGGACAACTTCCTCCTGGGCCCGGCACTCCGCAGCCTCTCCATCTGCTGGCACTCCAGCCGCGTGCAGGTGTGCAGCATTGAGGACTGGCTCAAGAGTGCCTTCCAGAGAAGCATCTGCAGCCGGCACGAGAGCCTGGTCAATGATTTCCTCCTCCGGGTGTGCGACAG GTGCCCCAACCTGGCGTCCGTCACGCTCTCGGGCTGCGGCCACGTTACCGACGACTGCCTGGCGCGCCTGCTGCGCTGCTGCCCACGCCTGCGCGCACTGCGCCTGGAGAACTGCGCGCGCGTCACCAACCGCACGTTGGCTGCCGTGGCGGCGGACGGGCGCGCGCTGCAGACATTGCACGTGGACTTCTGCCGCAACGTGAGCGCGGCCGGCCTGCGCCGCCTGCGCGCCGCGTGCCCGCGCCTGGCCCTGCGGGCAGAGCACAGCGCCGCCATGCTGCCCGACCAGCCCCCGCGCCCGCGCGCGCCCGCCGCGGCCCTCGGCAAGCTGCTGCAGCGCTAG